A portion of the Cryptomeria japonica chromosome 5, Sugi_1.0, whole genome shotgun sequence genome contains these proteins:
- the LOC131037410 gene encoding peroxidase 51, which produces MGGKLSLVVLVLLGVCIFKGSAQLSTNFYANSCPNVENIVRDVVNQKFSQTFVTVPGTLRLFFHDCFVEGCDASVIIQSTANNQAEKDFQDNLSLAGDGFDTVIKAKQAVENVCPNIVSCADILTIATRDVIRLAGGPAYSVELGRRDGLISQASRVDGNLPKASFNLNQLVSLFQSKGLTQTDMIALSGAHTLGFSHCNQFSNRIYSNPIDPTLNSAYASQLQGMCPRNVDPTIAINMDPTTPRIFDNVYYQNLKSGKGLFTSDQVLYTDSRSRRTVEVYARYPSQFNAGFIQAITKLGRVGVKVGNQGEIRQDCSRFN; this is translated from the exons ATGGGGGGAAAGTTAAGCCTGGTGGTGTTGGTATTGTTGGGAGTGTGCATTTTCAAAGGATCGGCTCAGCTTAGTACGAATTTTTATGCCAATTCATGTCCCAATGTTGAGAACATTGTAAGAGATGTTGTTAATCAGAAATTCAGCCAGACATTTGTGACTGTTCCTGGCACACTGAGGCTTTTCTTTCATGACTGTTTCGTTGAG GGATGTGACGCCTCTGTGATAATCCAGTCTACTGCAAACAATCAGGCAGAGAAGGACTTTCAAGACAACTTGTCCCTGGCTGGGGATGGGTTTGATACCGTAATCAAAGCAAAGCAAGCTGTGGAGAACGTGTGTCCCAACATTGTGTCTTGTGCTGATATCCTAACCATTGCTACCAGAGATGTTATAAGATTG GCTGGAGGCCCAGCGTATAGTGTGGAGTTGGGGAGAAGAGATGGACTCATATCTCAAGCTTCCAGAGTCGATGGAAACCTACCCAAGGCTTCATTCAACCTCAATCAGTTGGTCTCTCTCTTCCAAAGCAAGGGCTTAACTCAGACAGACATGATTGCTCTATCTG GGGCTCACACACTGGGATTTTCTCACTGCAATCAATTTTCAAACAGAATTTACAGCAACCCAATTGACCCCACTCTGAACAGTGCGTATGCAAGCCAACTGCAGGGCATGTGTCCCAGGAATGTGGATCCCACCATTGCTAttaacatggaccctacaacaccTCGTATATTTGACAATGTCTACTACCAAAATCTCAAGTCTGGCAAGGGCCTCTTCACTTCTGATCAGGTTTTATACACAGACAGCAGATCAAGAAGGACAGTGGAAGTGTATGCAAGGTATCCCTCTCAATTTAATGCGGGCTTTATACAAGCAATCACAAAACTGGGTCGGGTTGGTGTTAAGGTGGGCAATCAAGGAGAGATCAGACAAGATTGCAGCCGCTTCAATTGA